Proteins from a single region of Dehalococcoidia bacterium:
- a CDS encoding insulinase family protein, whose translation MYQKTILDNGLRIISETMPQTHSASICIFVGVGSRYETNARAGISHFVEHGLFRGTQKRPTSRDISEAIEGVGGVLNGGTDRESTVYWCKVARPHFEMALDVLSDMLLNSRFETEDIEKERQVIIEEINMSYDSPSSKVGLIIEKLLWPADPLGRDIAGTKKSVSCIRRTDLLEYIRKQYIPAKTVVSIAGNVEHKEAVAAVKKCLGGWTGAGQRPGHRGFREHQASRVGIETRDIEQTHMCLALPGLSLFDPQRFTLDMMNVILGEGMSSRLFCEVRDKLGLAYSVQSYVDHLKDTGSLIVYAGVDTSKARLALAAIIKELMRFKEETISPPELSKAKEMSKGQLALRLEDSRHVAGWLGGQETLTGRILTLDDVNEIVDSVKAEDIKHLAHNLINRSKMRLAVVGPLQKPEQLSKLIEAD comes from the coding sequence TTGTATCAGAAAACGATTTTAGACAACGGTTTACGCATCATCAGCGAGACCATGCCTCAAACTCACTCCGCCTCCATCTGTATATTCGTGGGAGTGGGCTCGCGCTACGAGACCAATGCCCGGGCTGGCATTTCGCATTTCGTGGAGCACGGGCTTTTTCGGGGGACGCAAAAACGGCCTACTTCGCGTGACATCTCCGAAGCCATTGAGGGTGTCGGAGGAGTCCTCAACGGCGGCACCGACCGCGAGAGCACTGTTTACTGGTGCAAGGTGGCACGTCCACACTTTGAGATGGCCCTCGACGTTCTGAGCGACATGCTGCTCAATTCCAGGTTCGAGACTGAAGATATTGAAAAAGAGCGCCAGGTCATCATCGAAGAAATCAATATGAGCTATGACTCCCCGTCTTCCAAGGTGGGGCTTATTATAGAAAAACTGCTGTGGCCCGCAGACCCGCTGGGGCGCGACATCGCCGGAACAAAGAAATCCGTGTCGTGCATCCGGCGGACGGACCTGCTGGAATATATCCGGAAGCAGTACATACCCGCCAAGACCGTCGTGTCCATCGCAGGAAACGTGGAACATAAAGAGGCGGTGGCGGCGGTTAAAAAATGCCTCGGCGGCTGGACAGGGGCTGGACAACGTCCGGGGCACAGGGGTTTCCGCGAACACCAAGCGTCAAGAGTCGGAATAGAAACCCGTGACATCGAACAGACTCACATGTGCCTCGCCTTGCCGGGCTTGTCGCTGTTCGACCCGCAGCGCTTTACCCTGGACATGATGAACGTCATCCTGGGCGAAGGCATGAGCAGCCGCCTTTTTTGCGAGGTGAGAGATAAGCTCGGGCTGGCTTACAGCGTGCAGAGTTATGTCGACCACCTTAAGGACACGGGTTCGTTGATAGTATATGCCGGCGTTGACACCTCCAAAGCGAGGCTGGCGCTGGCGGCCATCATCAAAGAACTCATGCGCTTCAAGGAAGAGACTATTTCTCCGCCCGAACTCAGCAAAGCTAAGGAAATGTCCAAGGGGCAACTCGCTCTGCGGCTGGAAGACAGCCGGCACGTGGCGGGCTGGCTTGGCGGGCAGGAGACTTTGACTGGACGTATTCTTACGCTCGATGATGTCAACGAGATAGTCGATAGCGTTAAGGCAGAGGATATTAAGCATCTGGCACACAACCTCATCAACAGGTCGAAGATGCGGTTGGCAGTGGTGGGTCCGTTACAAAAACCCGAACAGCTAAGTAAGTTGATTGAGGCTGATTAA